In Paracoccus fistulariae, a single window of DNA contains:
- a CDS encoding FadR/GntR family transcriptional regulator: protein MEPAADDLQEVLKALEPLLASASREGDTRLPAERDLAEQLGVPRRRLRLALNELQQRGKIFRRHGQGTFVAPPPHPDRGRHRMLAGKIALGQLMDVRLQIEPRLAELAAINGTEAEFAQLAILMRKTREAKTPRDYDLADEVFHYRIAELAKNPLFLEIYDLIREMRREAGWRERREETHSPAVISMLVEQHQKILDAISRRDPEAANAEVGNHLRYLARTI, encoded by the coding sequence ATGGAACCCGCTGCGGACGACCTGCAAGAGGTTCTGAAAGCGCTGGAACCTCTGCTCGCCTCCGCCTCGCGCGAGGGTGATACCCGTCTGCCGGCCGAACGCGATCTGGCCGAACAACTGGGCGTACCGCGGCGGCGACTGCGGCTGGCCCTGAATGAGCTTCAGCAGCGGGGCAAGATCTTCCGAAGGCATGGGCAAGGCACCTTCGTTGCCCCGCCACCGCATCCCGACCGGGGCCGACACCGGATGCTGGCGGGCAAGATCGCGCTTGGGCAACTCATGGATGTGCGCCTTCAGATCGAGCCGCGCCTCGCCGAACTGGCGGCCATCAACGGGACCGAGGCAGAGTTCGCGCAACTGGCGATCCTGATGCGGAAGACGCGCGAGGCCAAGACCCCGCGCGACTACGATCTTGCCGATGAGGTCTTCCATTACCGGATCGCGGAACTGGCCAAGAACCCTCTTTTCCTGGAAATCTATGACCTGATCCGCGAAATGCGGCGCGAAGCGGGCTGGCGGGAAAGGCGCGAGGAAACCCACAGCCCTGCCGTGATCTCCATGCTGGTCGAACAGCACCAAAAGATCCTTGATGCGATATCGCGACGTGATCCCGAAGCCGCAAATGCCGAGGTCGGCAATCACCTCCGCTACCTCGCCCGGACGATCTGA
- a CDS encoding DUF1028 domain-containing protein → MTWSLIARDRDGTIGIAVASRFFACGSLVPYIGRRSAVATQAFVNPVWGTEGLRRMEAGEDARSVLHDLVSRDHGAAQRQAHLLDAEGHFVAHTGSDCIEWAGHLTGKDHSVAGNMLAGPDVIAETARVYAACEDLPLPERMLTAMEAGEAAGGDKRGRQAAALRIHRCTAHPWLDMRADDHADPLAELRRLLAVAAERYLIMAEAIPTETRFSGLPDRRDIDQRIAEADDARARTGRPTASFATSKD, encoded by the coding sequence ATGACCTGGTCGCTAATTGCGCGGGACCGCGACGGCACCATAGGTATCGCCGTGGCCAGTCGGTTTTTCGCCTGCGGATCCTTGGTGCCCTACATCGGGCGGCGAAGCGCGGTCGCCACGCAGGCTTTTGTAAACCCGGTCTGGGGAACCGAAGGGCTTCGCAGGATGGAAGCAGGTGAAGATGCGCGCTCGGTCCTTCACGACCTGGTGTCCCGCGATCATGGCGCGGCGCAGCGGCAGGCGCATCTGCTGGATGCTGAAGGCCATTTTGTCGCGCATACGGGCAGCGACTGTATCGAATGGGCGGGCCATCTGACGGGCAAGGATCACTCGGTCGCTGGCAATATGCTGGCCGGACCCGACGTGATCGCCGAGACCGCCAGGGTCTATGCCGCGTGCGAAGATCTGCCCCTGCCCGAACGTATGCTGACCGCAATGGAAGCGGGCGAAGCCGCCGGCGGGGACAAGCGCGGCCGACAGGCTGCAGCTCTGCGCATCCATCGCTGCACCGCTCATCCCTGGCTTGACATGCGCGCCGACGATCACGCCGATCCGCTTGCCGAACTGCGTCGCCTGCTTGCCGTTGCCGCAGAGCGCTATCTGATCATGGCCGAGGCGATCCCAACCGAGACGCGGTTTTCCGGGCTGCCCGACCGCCGCGACATCGACCAGCGCATTGCCGAGGCGGATGACGCGCGCGCTCGGACAGGTCGTCCCACCGCCTCTTTTGCCACTTCGAAGGATTGA
- a CDS encoding sulfite exporter TauE/SafE family protein: MVELSASALFELAAIAIGAGVVGGILAGLLGVGGGIVIVPALYFALTMTGMPPDLTMKMAVGTSLATIVFTSLSSSLGHYRRGAIDTDLLKLWAPSILVGVVGGSLLGAYVSGKVLVAVFATVALVVAADMIFRKGRADPQPRGFSRRVWALFGVIAGALSAMMGIGGGTICVPLLNFLGYDIRRAVGTSAAIGFIIGLPGALIYAATGLGAEGLPPLSLGYVNLAAAAVIVPLTTVFSQVGVKLAHSIPRRALRLSFGAFLLVTSVRMFIDLMKG, from the coding sequence GTGGTCGAGCTTTCCGCTTCTGCACTGTTTGAACTGGCCGCCATCGCCATCGGCGCAGGGGTCGTCGGCGGGATCCTTGCCGGCCTTCTTGGCGTCGGTGGCGGAATCGTCATCGTGCCGGCGCTGTATTTCGCGCTGACCATGACGGGAATGCCCCCTGACCTGACCATGAAAATGGCAGTGGGAACATCGCTTGCCACGATCGTCTTTACCTCGCTTTCATCCAGCCTGGGCCATTACCGTCGGGGCGCCATCGATACCGATCTGCTGAAGCTCTGGGCGCCGTCGATCCTTGTCGGCGTCGTCGGCGGCAGCCTGTTGGGCGCCTATGTCTCGGGCAAGGTACTGGTCGCGGTTTTTGCGACAGTCGCACTTGTGGTTGCGGCCGATATGATCTTCCGCAAAGGCCGCGCCGATCCGCAGCCCCGCGGCTTTTCTCGACGTGTCTGGGCGCTCTTCGGCGTGATCGCAGGGGCGCTCAGCGCGATGATGGGCATCGGCGGCGGTACGATTTGTGTCCCGCTGCTGAACTTTCTGGGTTACGATATCCGCCGCGCCGTCGGCACGTCGGCGGCGATTGGCTTCATCATCGGCTTACCCGGCGCGCTCATTTATGCCGCCACAGGCCTGGGTGCCGAGGGCTTGCCACCGCTGTCGCTTGGTTACGTAAACCTGGCTGCGGCGGCAGTGATCGTCCCGCTGACGACCGTATTTTCGCAAGTCGGCGTCAAGCTGGCCCATTCGATCCCACGCCGGGCCCTGCGACTTTCCTTTGGGGCGTTTTTGTTGGTGACCTCTGTGCGGATGTTTATCGATCTGATGAAAGGATAA
- a CDS encoding gamma-glutamyltransferase family protein — protein sequence MNDFTTRPDIRGTFGAVTTTHWIASAVGMAILEKGGNAFDAAVATGLTLQVVEPHLNGPAGDMPAIIHDAGSGQTRVLCAQGVAPQGATMEHYRAQFGDGLIPGSGLLATVVPGAFDGWMLMLRDHGTMELAEVLAPAIAYARDGHPVLPRVANTIASLADFFRDEWPSSFDTWLPGGAAPAAWSLFRNPDLAATYHRICDEAQGADRTARIDDARRIWAEGFVADAICDYLSDACVMDVSRSAHSGVLARADLARWRASWETPLSVEYKGWTIHKTQSWSQGPVLLQALQILKHVDLAAMDPMGADFVHTVVEAMKLAYADREAYYGDPDFFDIPIDYLLSDDYAAARAKLIGPEASLEQRPGHVAGMEHLAQDAILRAATDFNALRGDSAGEPTMAHLTERRGDTVHLDIVDRWGNMVSATPSGGWLQSNPVIPGLGFPLNSRAQMFWLRENLPGTLRPGSRPRTTLTPSMAEKDGTRIAFGTPGGDQQDQWQLIWFLRYVNHGIPMQQGMDSPLFHSMHFQASFYPRDAKPGALMLEPQFGDAVIEELRRRGHDVIVSEPWTIGRLTAAQRDPDGMLTAAATPRLMQAYAIGR from the coding sequence ATGAACGACTTTACCACCCGCCCCGATATTCGCGGCACATTCGGCGCCGTGACCACGACCCATTGGATCGCCTCGGCGGTGGGAATGGCCATTCTGGAAAAGGGCGGCAATGCCTTCGATGCCGCCGTCGCGACCGGCCTGACCCTGCAGGTGGTCGAACCGCACCTGAACGGCCCGGCAGGCGATATGCCTGCCATCATCCATGACGCCGGATCCGGGCAGACGCGGGTGCTTTGTGCCCAGGGCGTGGCGCCCCAGGGCGCAACGATGGAACATTACCGCGCCCAGTTCGGCGATGGTCTGATCCCCGGCTCCGGTCTTCTGGCGACAGTCGTCCCTGGTGCCTTCGATGGCTGGATGCTGATGCTGCGCGATCATGGCACGATGGAACTGGCCGAAGTGCTTGCCCCTGCAATCGCCTATGCCCGTGACGGCCACCCGGTCTTGCCGCGCGTCGCCAACACGATTGCCTCGCTGGCCGATTTCTTCCGCGATGAATGGCCCTCCAGCTTCGACACCTGGCTGCCCGGAGGCGCAGCACCGGCTGCATGGTCGCTGTTTCGAAATCCCGATCTTGCCGCAACTTATCACCGCATCTGCGATGAGGCCCAGGGCGCGGACCGCACGGCCCGGATCGACGATGCGCGCCGGATCTGGGCGGAAGGCTTCGTTGCCGACGCCATCTGCGACTACCTGTCCGATGCCTGCGTGATGGACGTATCGAGATCCGCGCATTCGGGCGTTCTGGCGCGTGCCGATCTGGCGCGGTGGAGGGCAAGCTGGGAAACCCCGCTGAGCGTCGAATATAAAGGCTGGACGATCCACAAGACCCAAAGCTGGTCGCAGGGTCCGGTTCTGCTTCAGGCGCTTCAGATCTTGAAACATGTCGATCTTGCGGCGATGGACCCGATGGGCGCCGATTTCGTCCATACCGTGGTCGAGGCTATGAAGCTCGCCTATGCTGACCGGGAAGCCTATTATGGCGATCCGGACTTCTTCGATATTCCCATCGACTATCTGCTCAGCGATGATTACGCCGCAGCACGCGCGAAGCTTATCGGGCCAGAAGCCAGTCTTGAACAGCGGCCGGGCCACGTAGCGGGTATGGAACATCTGGCGCAGGACGCGATCCTTCGCGCGGCTACCGATTTCAACGCCCTGCGCGGTGACAGCGCCGGAGAGCCGACCATGGCGCATCTGACCGAACGACGCGGCGATACCGTGCATCTCGATATCGTGGACCGATGGGGCAATATGGTCAGCGCCACGCCCTCGGGCGGGTGGCTGCAATCCAATCCGGTGATTCCGGGACTTGGCTTCCCGCTGAACAGCCGGGCCCAGATGTTCTGGCTGCGCGAAAACCTGCCCGGCACGCTGCGCCCCGGATCGCGGCCACGCACGACGCTGACGCCCTCGATGGCTGAAAAGGACGGCACCCGCATCGCCTTTGGAACACCGGGCGGCGATCAGCAGGATCAGTGGCAACTCATCTGGTTCCTGCGCTATGTCAACCACGGCATCCCGATGCAGCAGGGCATGGATTCGCCGCTGTTCCACAGCATGCATTTCCAGGCCAGTTTCTATCCCCGCGATGCAAAGCCGGGCGCGCTGATGCTGGAACCACAGTTCGGCGATGCGGTCATTGAAGAGCTGCGCCGCCGCGGCCATGACGTCATTGTATCGGAGCCCTGGACCATTGGCCGACTGACCGCCGCGCAGCGCGACCCGGATGGGATGCTGACAGCAGCAGCCACCCCGCGCCTGATGCAGGCCTATGCGATTGGGCGCTGA
- a CDS encoding ABC transporter permease, translating to MAEIAAPVLPRAKSRVWRKLRSHRSAMFGAVLVALFAFLALTASILPIADPSATDWGAVRQAPSAAHWLGTDELGRDQFSRMIWGARASLLAGVVSVAIALLVGVPLGMLAGYFGGWIDAVISRCTEALLSIPFLILAIALASFLGPSLTNAMIAIGIAATPVFIRLTRGQTLNVVAEDYVESANAIGLSTPVILRRYIFPNILPPVLVQSTLTVASAIIAEASLSFLGLGQQPPAPSWGAMLNTAKGFMVQAPWMALWPGIAIFLVVLGFNLLGDGLRDALDPRED from the coding sequence ATGGCCGAGATTGCCGCTCCTGTCCTGCCGCGCGCCAAAAGCCGTGTCTGGCGCAAGCTTCGCTCTCATCGAAGCGCAATGTTCGGTGCGGTTCTGGTGGCGCTGTTTGCCTTTCTGGCGCTGACGGCATCGATCCTTCCCATTGCCGACCCAAGCGCGACCGATTGGGGCGCTGTTCGGCAGGCGCCTTCAGCCGCGCATTGGCTTGGCACGGACGAACTTGGGCGCGACCAGTTCTCGCGGATGATCTGGGGGGCGCGTGCCTCGCTGCTGGCCGGTGTCGTCTCGGTGGCCATTGCGCTGCTTGTCGGGGTGCCCCTGGGGATGCTTGCCGGTTATTTCGGCGGCTGGATCGACGCGGTGATCTCTCGCTGCACCGAAGCGTTGCTCTCGATCCCTTTCCTGATCCTCGCCATTGCGCTCGCCTCGTTTCTGGGGCCGTCTCTGACCAATGCGATGATCGCTATCGGCATCGCAGCCACCCCTGTTTTCATCCGGCTGACACGCGGCCAGACGCTGAATGTCGTTGCAGAGGATTATGTGGAAAGCGCCAATGCCATAGGGCTTTCGACCCCGGTGATCCTTCGCCGCTATATTTTCCCCAATATTCTGCCGCCGGTGCTGGTCCAGTCCACCCTGACCGTCGCAAGCGCGATCATCGCCGAGGCCTCGCTGTCCTTTCTGGGACTGGGCCAACAGCCGCCAGCGCCAAGCTGGGGCGCAATGCTGAACACCGCCAAGGGCTTCATGGTTCAGGCGCCCTGGATGGCGCTTTGGCCGGGGATCGCGATCTTCCTTGTGGTGCTTGGTTTCAACCTTCTGGGCGACGGACTGCGCGACGCGCTTGACCCGCGCGAAGACTGA
- a CDS encoding IS256 family transposase: protein MTISNELLDELLKGCKRPEDLLGDAGLMKELKIRLMERMLGAELTAHLGYEAGAEPPAEQTNRRNGIATKRVKGSDGEVPLSVPRDREGSFEPELVKKGQTRIDGVDDKIIGLYAAGLSVRDIQAHLEDLYGLRVSPDLISRVTDAVLDEVREWQHRALDRMYPIVIFDALRVKIRDADSRMVKNKAVYIALGVTREGDREVLGLWIADNEGAKFWLSVMNELRNRGVQDILIAVVDGLKGFPEAITAAFPETTVQTCIVHLIRHSMNFCSWKDRKAVAADLRPIYEAPTAEQAARQLGAFEEKWAGKYPSIAPAWRRAWAEVTPFYAFSAAIRKIIYTTNAVESLNRVLRKTLKTKGSFPTEEAATKLIFLAIRNFEKGGRAVREWVAARNQLAIMFAGRFDA, encoded by the coding sequence ATGACGATTTCGAACGAACTGCTGGACGAGCTGCTGAAAGGCTGCAAGCGGCCTGAGGATCTGCTGGGCGACGCCGGGCTGATGAAGGAACTGAAGATCCGGCTGATGGAGCGGATGCTCGGGGCCGAGTTGACGGCACATCTGGGCTATGAGGCTGGTGCGGAGCCGCCGGCTGAGCAGACCAACCGCCGGAACGGGATCGCGACGAAGAGGGTGAAGGGCTCGGACGGCGAGGTGCCGCTTTCGGTGCCGCGAGACCGGGAGGGCAGCTTCGAGCCCGAGCTGGTGAAGAAGGGCCAGACCCGGATCGATGGGGTGGATGACAAGATCATCGGGCTTTACGCTGCTGGGCTGTCGGTTCGGGACATCCAGGCCCACCTGGAAGATCTTTACGGCCTGCGGGTTTCGCCCGACCTGATCAGCCGCGTCACGGATGCCGTGCTGGACGAGGTCCGCGAGTGGCAGCACCGGGCGCTGGACCGGATGTATCCGATCGTCATTTTCGATGCCCTGCGCGTGAAGATCCGCGATGCTGACAGCCGGATGGTCAAAAACAAGGCCGTTTACATCGCCTTGGGCGTCACCCGGGAAGGGGATCGCGAGGTTCTGGGGCTCTGGATCGCCGACAACGAGGGCGCGAAGTTCTGGCTGTCGGTGATGAATGAGCTGCGCAACCGGGGCGTTCAGGACATCCTGATCGCGGTCGTGGACGGGCTGAAGGGCTTCCCCGAGGCCATCACTGCGGCCTTCCCCGAGACCACGGTCCAGACCTGCATCGTTCACCTGATCCGGCATTCGATGAACTTCTGCAGCTGGAAGGACCGCAAGGCCGTGGCGGCCGACCTGCGCCCGATTTACGAGGCCCCCACCGCTGAGCAGGCCGCCCGCCAACTGGGTGCCTTCGAGGAGAAATGGGCCGGGAAATACCCATCCATCGCCCCGGCCTGGCGCCGGGCATGGGCGGAAGTGACCCCGTTCTACGCCTTCAGCGCGGCGATCCGGAAGATCATCTACACCACGAATGCGGTGGAATCGCTGAACCGCGTGCTGCGGAAAACGCTGAAGACCAAGGGCTCGTTCCCAACCGAGGAGGCCGCAACGAAGCTGATCTTCCTCGCCATCCGCAACTTCGAAAAGGGCGGCCGCGCGGTCCGGGAATGGGTTGCGGCCCGCAATCAGCTGGCCATAATGTTCGCAGGGCGCTTCGACGCCTGA